Proteins found in one Microbacterium sp. LWS13-1.2 genomic segment:
- a CDS encoding ADP/ATP-dependent (S)-NAD(P)H-hydrate dehydratase, whose amino-acid sequence MVRTWTRADTARALRRPTADDDKYSRGVLGMRTGSQTYPGAAVLGVEAAWRTGLGMVRYLGPDRPSDLVLARRPETVTADGRVQAWVIGSGTDAAVRTAADTDALRSLLSDTDPVVVDAGALDLAAEATAPRILTPHDREHARLRSALGLGHAPADRAAAARETAEATGAVVLLKGAVTVVVAPDGWTATIESGTPWLATAGTGDVLAGVIGALVAGAVARDEHTDAAGLAAIAASGAWLHGRAGAIAATGASIAGSPSSPPSGDGPITALDVAEALPQAVAEVLARG is encoded by the coding sequence ATGGTGAGGACGTGGACGCGCGCTGACACCGCTCGCGCCCTGCGGAGGCCAACGGCCGACGATGACAAGTATTCCCGAGGCGTGCTCGGCATGCGAACGGGCTCCCAGACATATCCGGGCGCGGCCGTGCTGGGCGTCGAGGCGGCCTGGCGCACGGGCCTCGGCATGGTGCGCTACCTCGGCCCCGACCGCCCGAGCGATCTGGTGCTCGCGCGCCGGCCAGAGACCGTGACGGCCGACGGGCGGGTTCAGGCGTGGGTGATCGGATCGGGAACGGATGCCGCGGTCCGCACCGCCGCCGACACCGACGCGCTGCGGAGCCTGCTGTCGGACACCGATCCGGTCGTCGTCGACGCAGGCGCGCTGGATCTCGCGGCCGAAGCCACCGCGCCGCGCATCCTCACGCCGCACGACCGCGAGCATGCGCGACTGCGCTCAGCACTCGGTCTCGGCCATGCGCCCGCCGACCGCGCAGCTGCGGCCCGCGAGACCGCCGAGGCCACGGGCGCCGTCGTGCTGCTGAAGGGCGCCGTCACCGTCGTGGTCGCCCCCGACGGATGGACCGCCACGATCGAGTCAGGAACCCCGTGGCTCGCCACCGCCGGCACCGGCGACGTGCTCGCCGGGGTCATCGGCGCCCTCGTCGCAGGCGCGGTGGCGCGGGACGAGCACACGGATGCCGCCGGGCTCGCGGCGATCGCGGCCTCGGGCGCGTGGCTGCACGGGCGGGCGGGCGCCATCGCGGCGACGGGGGCGAGCATCGCCGGGTCGCCGAGTTCGCCGCCCTCGGGGGACGGGCCGATCACGGCGCTGGACGTCGCCGAGGCGCTTCCGCAGGCGGTGGCCGAGGTCCTCGCGCGGGGCTGA
- a CDS encoding thiamine-binding protein: protein MLVAFSVAPSGTGRADGSVHDAVAAAVRVVRDSGLPHRTTSMFTEIEGEWDEVFDVVKRATDAVAPYGSRISLVLKADIRPGYTGELDGKIERLEAAVERQEVDGGLE, encoded by the coding sequence ATGCTCGTCGCCTTCTCCGTCGCCCCCAGCGGGACCGGCCGTGCCGACGGCTCGGTGCACGATGCCGTGGCCGCCGCCGTGCGGGTGGTCCGCGACAGCGGCCTGCCGCACCGCACGACGTCGATGTTCACCGAGATCGAGGGGGAATGGGACGAGGTCTTCGACGTCGTAAAGCGGGCCACCGACGCCGTGGCGCCCTACGGCTCGCGGATCTCGCTCGTGCTCAAGGCCGACATCCGGCCCGGATACACGGGAGAGCTCGACGGCAAGATCGAGCGACTGGAAGCCGCGGTAGAGCGGCAGGAGGTCGACGGCGGGCTCGAGTAG
- a CDS encoding MFS transporter, which translates to MWALLSLAVGSFGIGMTEFVVMGLLPNIAEDLLPSLWATRSEDAIAQAGWLISLYALGVVVGAPTIAGAVAKYPRQRVMIGLALALTVFNALTFLAPTFEWVAASRFLAGLPHGAYFGIGALVAADVLGPGMRAKGVAFVLTGLTVANVVGVPLGTYLGQQVGWRAAFMVVAAIFAAATILIAFFVPERPGDPSRTMRAELKVFRIGQVWLALGVGAIGFGGFFAVYSYIAPLVTEVAGSPEWVVPIVLVVMGLGMTVGNLVGGHLADVDLKRTLIGGLIGVAVVLALLAVTAEWIWALGFFVFATGFVASALSPTIQTRLMDVAQDNQSIAAALNHSALNIGNSLGAFLGGVVIAAGWGFLAPAWVGVALAGAGLVLAVASIAAERRRVLVAV; encoded by the coding sequence ATGTGGGCGCTCCTGTCGCTCGCCGTCGGCAGCTTCGGCATCGGCATGACCGAGTTCGTGGTGATGGGCCTCCTGCCGAACATCGCGGAGGATCTGCTGCCGTCGCTGTGGGCCACGCGCTCCGAAGATGCGATCGCGCAGGCCGGCTGGCTCATCTCGCTCTACGCGCTGGGCGTGGTCGTCGGTGCTCCGACCATCGCCGGCGCGGTGGCGAAGTATCCGCGCCAGCGGGTCATGATCGGGCTCGCCCTGGCGCTCACCGTCTTCAACGCGCTCACGTTCCTCGCCCCGACGTTCGAGTGGGTCGCTGCATCCCGGTTCCTCGCGGGGCTCCCGCACGGCGCGTACTTCGGCATCGGCGCGCTCGTGGCCGCCGACGTGCTCGGCCCGGGCATGCGCGCGAAGGGCGTCGCGTTCGTGCTGACCGGCCTCACCGTTGCGAACGTCGTCGGTGTGCCGCTCGGGACGTACCTCGGGCAGCAGGTGGGCTGGCGTGCCGCGTTCATGGTGGTGGCGGCCATCTTCGCCGCCGCGACGATCCTCATCGCGTTCTTCGTGCCCGAGCGGCCGGGGGATCCGAGCCGCACGATGCGTGCCGAGCTCAAGGTCTTCCGCATCGGGCAGGTGTGGCTCGCGCTCGGTGTCGGTGCGATCGGCTTCGGCGGCTTCTTCGCGGTCTATAGCTACATCGCCCCGCTGGTGACGGAGGTCGCGGGCTCGCCCGAGTGGGTCGTGCCCATCGTGCTCGTCGTCATGGGCCTCGGCATGACCGTCGGAAACCTCGTCGGCGGGCACCTCGCCGACGTCGACCTCAAGCGCACGCTCATCGGCGGGCTGATCGGGGTCGCCGTCGTGCTCGCGCTCCTCGCCGTCACGGCGGAGTGGATCTGGGCGCTGGGCTTCTTCGTGTTCGCGACAGGCTTCGTCGCGTCGGCGCTCAGTCCCACGATCCAGACGCGCCTGATGGACGTCGCACAGGACAACCAGTCGATCGCCGCGGCGCTCAACCACTCCGCCCTCAACATCGGCAACAGCCTGGGCGCGTTCCTCGGCGGCGTCGTGATCGCGGCGGGCTGGGGCTTCCTCGCGCCCGCGTGGGTCGGCGTGGCGCTCGCCGGCGCCGGTCTCGTGCTCGCTGTGGCGAGCATTGCGGCCGAGCGTCGCCGCGTGCTCGTCGCGGTGTGA
- a CDS encoding NUDIX hydrolase translates to MPEPTPADRALQALSDSIGGARSRRPEDANDPSVPVAATVVLLRDTADGLEALMIERPDRGSFAGAWVFPGGKLEAADRRVADEPEEEVARTAGVRETREETALALDPDALVTLSCWDPPPGLALRIRTWFFVAPAAAGVLALSADEAVAAEWLRPADALARHGRGEFTLYPPTWVTLHGLAGHADTASVIGAARLGGVHHFETVARRGGDGPMLVWRGDDEWDPDAAAAASGSRHRLEIGALPWRYERTG, encoded by the coding sequence ATGCCGGAGCCCACGCCCGCCGACCGTGCGCTGCAGGCGCTGAGCGACTCGATCGGCGGCGCGCGGAGTCGTCGTCCCGAGGACGCCAACGACCCGTCGGTCCCCGTGGCGGCGACCGTCGTCCTCCTGCGCGACACAGCCGACGGGCTCGAGGCACTGATGATCGAGCGGCCCGACCGCGGCTCGTTCGCCGGCGCGTGGGTGTTCCCGGGCGGCAAGCTCGAGGCCGCAGACCGCCGCGTCGCCGACGAGCCGGAGGAAGAGGTCGCCCGCACCGCGGGCGTGCGCGAGACGCGTGAGGAGACGGCGCTCGCTCTCGATCCGGACGCCCTCGTGACCCTGTCGTGCTGGGACCCGCCGCCCGGACTCGCGCTGCGGATCCGCACGTGGTTCTTCGTCGCACCGGCTGCCGCGGGCGTGCTCGCGCTCTCGGCCGACGAGGCGGTCGCGGCCGAGTGGCTGCGTCCGGCCGACGCGCTGGCACGGCATGGCCGCGGGGAGTTCACGCTGTACCCGCCGACCTGGGTGACGCTGCACGGCCTGGCCGGCCACGCCGACACCGCGTCCGTCATCGGCGCCGCGCGACTGGGCGGCGTGCACCACTTCGAGACGGTGGCACGCCGGGGCGGCGACGGACCGATGCTGGTCTGGCGGGGCGACGACGAATGGGATCCGGATGCCGCAGCCGCGGCATCCGGATCCCGTCATCGCCTGGAGATCGGCGCTCTCCCGTGGCGCTACGAGCGCACGGGCTGA
- a CDS encoding heme peroxidase family protein, which produces MSTDTRSGAESPEDAFAAQPFLREQLGLNGTRERSPGEKRQAPRLPVDIRSSLEAVRPEHGRFHGAKFSLGYFPAHDVFASDADKFGYLTKAKVRAASRLPLDDATRDLLSQLGNLMANSGRETAADSATPAGYTYVGQFVDHDITLDVSSALDSPALVDATIINNMRSPMLDLDSVYGRGPAVDAFLYAAPAPGEPASAFRMLLGTNLPSGLGGAGGAAGGGGMVAHTDFDVPRTSALTAIIGDPRNNENLIVSQLHHAMLRLHNAIVDQLIASGFTGDIFVEAKRQATLHYQWAVVHDFLPRICGQAAVDDALANVKAKPNSRFQMPVEFSVAAYRFGHSMIRDEYWLNFELRNKPMSDVFAFIHEPHLPVRSNWVVDFNAFFEIGFAVPVFNSARKIDSVLASALEDLDGSGTNALMSILATRNLLRGLVLGLPSGQATAAALGVPVLTAAQLTDGLPADEIAVLEQQDGLLLEKTPLWYYVLREAMVTTAGEHLGPLGAKIVADTFVTLLRRDALSMLNVSFIPTLGAAPGAFTFADLVRVADVIGA; this is translated from the coding sequence ATGAGCACTGATACCAGATCGGGTGCCGAGTCGCCCGAAGACGCATTCGCCGCGCAGCCCTTCCTGCGCGAGCAGCTGGGCCTGAACGGCACCCGCGAGAGGTCGCCCGGTGAGAAGCGGCAGGCGCCGCGGCTCCCCGTCGACATCCGGTCCTCACTGGAGGCGGTACGACCGGAGCACGGACGCTTCCACGGCGCCAAGTTCTCGCTCGGGTACTTTCCGGCGCACGACGTCTTCGCGTCGGACGCCGACAAGTTCGGGTACCTGACGAAGGCCAAGGTGCGCGCGGCCAGCCGACTGCCGCTCGACGACGCGACACGAGACCTGCTGAGCCAGCTCGGCAACCTCATGGCCAACAGCGGCCGCGAGACCGCGGCCGACTCGGCGACGCCGGCCGGCTACACCTACGTCGGGCAGTTCGTCGACCACGACATCACCCTCGACGTGTCCTCTGCGCTCGATTCACCGGCTCTCGTCGACGCGACGATCATCAACAACATGCGCTCGCCGATGCTCGATCTCGACAGCGTCTACGGCAGGGGTCCGGCGGTGGACGCGTTCCTCTACGCCGCGCCCGCACCGGGAGAACCGGCATCCGCGTTCCGCATGCTGCTCGGCACCAACCTTCCCAGCGGTCTCGGGGGCGCCGGCGGCGCCGCGGGCGGCGGCGGAATGGTGGCGCACACCGATTTCGACGTGCCGCGCACCTCGGCGCTCACGGCGATCATCGGTGACCCGCGCAACAACGAGAACCTCATCGTGTCGCAGCTGCACCACGCGATGCTCCGCTTGCACAACGCCATCGTCGACCAGCTGATCGCGTCGGGCTTCACCGGCGACATCTTCGTCGAGGCGAAGCGACAGGCGACGCTGCACTATCAGTGGGCGGTCGTGCACGACTTCCTGCCGCGCATCTGCGGTCAGGCGGCGGTCGACGACGCGCTGGCGAACGTGAAGGCGAAGCCGAACAGCAGGTTCCAGATGCCGGTGGAGTTCTCGGTCGCCGCCTACCGGTTCGGGCACAGCATGATCCGCGACGAGTACTGGCTCAACTTCGAACTGCGCAACAAGCCGATGTCGGACGTCTTCGCCTTCATCCACGAACCGCACCTGCCGGTGCGCTCGAACTGGGTCGTCGACTTCAACGCGTTCTTCGAGATCGGCTTCGCCGTCCCCGTGTTCAACAGCGCACGCAAGATCGACAGCGTGCTGGCGAGCGCGCTCGAGGACCTCGACGGGTCGGGCACCAACGCGCTCATGAGCATCCTCGCGACGCGCAACCTGCTGCGCGGCCTCGTCCTCGGCCTGCCGAGCGGACAGGCGACGGCGGCGGCGCTCGGCGTGCCCGTGCTCACCGCCGCCCAGCTCACCGACGGTCTTCCCGCCGACGAGATCGCGGTCCTCGAGCAGCAGGACGGCCTCCTCCTCGAGAAGACGCCGCTCTGGTACTACGTGCTGCGCGAGGCGATGGTGACGACTGCCGGAGAGCACCTCGGACCGCTCGGGGCGAAGATCGTGGCCGATACGTTCGTCACGCTGCTGCGCCGGGACGCGCTGTCGATGCTGAACGTCTCGTTCATCCCGACGCTCGGGGCAGCCCCCGGCGCGTTCACGTTCGCGGACCTGGTGCGCGTCGCCGATGTGATCGGCGCCTGA
- a CDS encoding homoserine O-acetyltransferase, producing MDWQTSEDTVPSAPVTEADARLLLGRPPATGAWRDGDPVGDRHFAAFGSFRTEGGRELPAYRLAYETWGELNAARDNAVLVLHALTGDSHLRGPAGAGHPTSGWWDDIVGPGAPIDTDRWFVIAPNMLGGCQGSTGPASIGPDGYEWASRFPYLTIRDQVAAQVRLADALGIDVWAAVVGGSMGGMHALEWAVMLPDRVARVGILSSPPVNTADQIALNSVQQEAIRIDPRFLGGEYYDAGDGDGPNRGLALARRMALLNYRSPTELNQRFQRSWQSGVSPLGHGGRFAVESYLDFHGNKFTRRFDANSYITLVEAMNSHDVGRDRGGVEDALALVTATALVLGIDSDRLFPIDGQHRIARGIRRTLDGDRAVVLSSDFGHDGFLIETHAVGAHLRRLLES from the coding sequence TTGGACTGGCAGACCTCCGAAGACACGGTGCCGAGCGCGCCGGTGACGGAGGCCGACGCCCGGCTGCTGCTGGGGCGACCGCCGGCGACGGGCGCGTGGCGTGACGGCGACCCCGTCGGCGACCGCCACTTCGCCGCCTTCGGCTCGTTCCGCACCGAGGGCGGTCGCGAGCTTCCCGCCTACCGCCTCGCCTACGAGACGTGGGGCGAGCTCAACGCCGCGCGCGACAACGCCGTGCTCGTGCTGCACGCCCTCACCGGCGACAGCCACCTGCGCGGACCGGCCGGCGCGGGGCATCCGACCTCCGGCTGGTGGGACGACATCGTCGGCCCCGGCGCCCCCATCGACACCGACCGCTGGTTCGTCATCGCACCGAACATGCTCGGCGGCTGCCAGGGCTCGACGGGTCCGGCATCCATCGGCCCGGACGGCTACGAGTGGGCCTCGCGATTCCCGTACCTCACGATCCGCGACCAGGTCGCGGCGCAGGTGCGCCTCGCCGACGCGCTCGGCATCGACGTCTGGGCGGCCGTCGTCGGCGGGTCCATGGGCGGCATGCACGCGCTCGAGTGGGCGGTGATGCTGCCCGATCGCGTGGCACGCGTCGGCATCCTGTCGTCGCCGCCGGTCAACACCGCTGACCAGATCGCGCTCAACTCGGTGCAGCAGGAGGCCATCCGCATCGACCCGCGCTTCCTGGGCGGCGAGTACTACGACGCGGGCGACGGCGACGGCCCCAACCGCGGACTCGCGCTCGCCCGCCGCATGGCCCTCCTGAACTACCGCTCCCCCACCGAGCTCAATCAGCGGTTCCAGCGCAGTTGGCAGTCCGGCGTGAGCCCGCTCGGCCACGGCGGACGCTTCGCCGTCGAGTCGTACCTCGATTTCCACGGCAACAAGTTCACGCGGCGCTTCGACGCGAACTCGTACATCACGCTCGTCGAGGCGATGAACTCCCACGACGTCGGCCGCGACCGCGGCGGGGTCGAGGACGCCCTCGCCCTCGTCACCGCCACCGCGCTCGTGCTCGGCATCGACAGCGACCGGCTGTTCCCGATCGACGGGCAGCACCGCATCGCGCGCGGCATCCGCCGCACCCTCGACGGCGACCGCGCCGTCGTGCTCTCGAGCGACTTCGGCCACGACGGCTTCCTCATCGAGACGCACGCGGTCGGTGCGCACCTGCGGCGACTGCTCGAGTCCTGA
- a CDS encoding DUF6338 family protein, translating into MPESLPQVLIFVAMLVPGFSFVTVRTGYVGWRTPDHGAGSRILEALYVSAIFLVVYAGLLVLGFGVAAIWTGEGTLSALQRWIETGWKGAPAGLVAVVAVLLLVVVPGGIAALISRRTKVTTVQEDGTLATVSKPVNRNQAMPRAWDHAAYGADLPRFVRIKTSTGVYIGGWFDAAGYISTYPYERDIFIAHQWRMSKTGQFLERIEDSLGVWVPITDACHVEWINMKPSEGDDNE; encoded by the coding sequence GTGCCCGAGTCCCTGCCCCAGGTGCTGATCTTCGTGGCCATGCTCGTGCCGGGATTCAGCTTCGTGACGGTCCGCACGGGTTACGTCGGCTGGCGAACTCCTGACCACGGTGCCGGCTCGCGCATCCTGGAAGCGCTGTACGTCAGCGCCATCTTCCTCGTGGTCTACGCCGGGCTCCTCGTTCTCGGGTTTGGTGTGGCTGCCATCTGGACGGGGGAGGGAACGCTCAGTGCGCTCCAGCGTTGGATCGAGACGGGATGGAAAGGTGCCCCCGCCGGACTCGTCGCCGTCGTGGCGGTCTTGCTTCTCGTCGTGGTGCCGGGAGGCATTGCGGCGCTGATCAGTCGCCGGACGAAGGTGACCACCGTCCAGGAGGACGGCACGCTTGCAACGGTCTCGAAGCCGGTGAACCGGAATCAGGCGATGCCGCGGGCGTGGGATCATGCCGCCTACGGCGCGGACCTGCCGCGGTTCGTGCGTATCAAGACCTCGACCGGTGTCTACATCGGTGGCTGGTTCGACGCCGCGGGGTACATCAGTACCTACCCGTATGAACGTGACATCTTCATCGCGCATCAGTGGCGCATGAGCAAGACCGGTCAGTTTCTTGAGCGGATCGAGGACTCGCTCGGTGTGTGGGTGCCGATCACAGATGCGTGCCACGTCGAGTGGATCAATATGAAGCCCAGCGAGGGCGACGACAACGAGTAG
- a CDS encoding recombinase family protein translates to MTKRAALYLRLSAIAEDSSSIAAQEATLRAMADREGWTIDPADVLVDEGISGRKARDKAVEAVRRLDAGEVDVLAVYKLDRLSREGAPALGPLLAAVAKPGRLFVTSDGQRSDNPSFRLTLTMLAEVALMEAENTAARMRTAVAHRHTVGKHTGGPAPLGYRTAPHPDGGKLLVIDDAEAALIRASAERLLAGEVGVAGLARELQRDGVPTAKSPARLARLAGEPWDHLDRGVWDATTVRRLLTSDRITGRVTHHGRLVLDAEGLPAQHYPAVLEPATVEAIRAAVAPSSRPKPTARPVRVLSGIAFCGACNGKLWAGTGNRGHVVYRCMGRGCSTPAHILADPLEAFVAEEYLSVAGAWPEVRVVETVDTTTANELADVEAALKDVRAAQATAEDDEDDDALAALSERSAALRARRKALQARSTETRVETFPTGRTLGEAWHADDDVEERRLALGRALDSVLVQPGGARRGRAGGVDLSRVSIQWRPSHDQLGADEGESRGPGDPAKRRAPRRSASA, encoded by the coding sequence GTGACCAAGCGCGCCGCCCTCTACCTCCGCCTCTCCGCAATCGCCGAGGACTCCTCCAGCATCGCCGCCCAGGAGGCCACTCTCCGTGCGATGGCGGACCGCGAGGGCTGGACCATCGACCCCGCCGACGTGCTCGTTGATGAGGGCATCTCCGGGCGCAAGGCGCGCGACAAGGCCGTCGAGGCCGTCCGTCGCCTCGACGCCGGCGAGGTCGACGTCCTCGCCGTCTACAAGCTGGACCGCCTCTCTCGTGAGGGCGCTCCAGCGCTCGGTCCACTCCTCGCGGCGGTAGCCAAGCCAGGGCGCCTGTTCGTCACGTCCGATGGCCAGCGTTCGGACAACCCCTCGTTTCGCCTCACGCTCACGATGCTCGCCGAGGTGGCCCTCATGGAGGCGGAGAACACAGCCGCACGCATGCGAACCGCCGTCGCACATCGCCATACCGTCGGCAAGCACACCGGCGGGCCCGCGCCCCTGGGATACCGCACCGCCCCGCACCCCGACGGCGGCAAGCTCCTCGTCATCGACGACGCCGAGGCGGCGCTCATCCGCGCGAGCGCCGAGCGCCTCCTCGCCGGCGAGGTCGGTGTCGCGGGCCTCGCGCGCGAGCTACAGCGCGACGGCGTGCCGACCGCCAAGTCGCCCGCTCGCCTCGCGCGACTCGCCGGCGAACCGTGGGACCACCTCGACCGCGGCGTGTGGGACGCGACGACTGTTCGCCGCCTCCTGACGTCGGATCGGATCACGGGCAGGGTTACCCACCATGGCCGCCTCGTTCTCGACGCCGAGGGGCTCCCCGCGCAGCACTACCCCGCCGTCCTAGAGCCCGCGACCGTCGAGGCGATCCGCGCGGCTGTCGCGCCCTCGTCGCGCCCCAAGCCCACCGCGCGCCCCGTGCGCGTGCTCTCCGGCATCGCATTCTGTGGCGCGTGCAACGGCAAGCTCTGGGCCGGCACCGGCAACCGCGGTCACGTCGTCTATCGGTGCATGGGCCGCGGATGCTCAACCCCGGCGCATATACTCGCTGATCCTCTGGAGGCCTTTGTCGCCGAGGAGTACCTCAGCGTTGCCGGCGCCTGGCCGGAGGTGCGCGTCGTCGAGACTGTCGACACGACGACGGCCAACGAACTCGCGGACGTCGAAGCGGCGCTCAAGGACGTGCGCGCCGCCCAGGCGACCGCCGAGGACGACGAGGACGACGACGCCCTCGCGGCGCTCAGCGAGCGCTCTGCCGCGCTACGAGCGCGCCGCAAGGCGCTCCAGGCTCGCTCTACCGAGACGCGAGTCGAGACGTTCCCCACCGGCCGCACGTTGGGCGAGGCGTGGCACGCTGACGACGACGTGGAGGAGCGACGCCTCGCGCTCGGCCGGGCGCTCGACTCCGTCCTCGTCCAGCCCGGCGGCGCCCGCCGGGGCCGCGCGGGCGGCGTCGACCTCTCGCGCGTGAGCATCCAGTGGCGCCCGTCGCACGACCAGCTCGGCGCCGACGAGGGCGAGTCCCGTGGCCCCGGCGACCCTGCCAAGCGCCGCGCCCCGCGACGGTCGGCGAGCGCGTAG
- a CDS encoding bifunctional o-acetylhomoserine/o-acetylserine sulfhydrylase codes for MSAPENWRFETKQIHSGAQPDPVTKARATPIYQTTSYVFDNADHAANLFALAEFGNIYTRIQNPTQAVVEERLAALEGGTGALLVASGQAAATSAVLNIAESGDHIVSSSSIYGGTYNLFKYTLAKLGIETTFVENQDDPEEWSRAVRPNTKLFFAETIGNPKINVLDIRAVADVAHVNGVPLIVDNTIATPYLIKPFEHGADIIVHSATKFLGGHGTTIGGVIVDGGTFKWSKNVEKFPGLTVPDPSYHGASYTAAVGDGLAYIIKARVQLLRDLGAAISPNSAWLLIQGIETLSLRVERHVQNAQEIAEWLENHADVASVNYSGLPTSPWYAAANNYAPKGVGAVLSFELKGGVEAGREFVNSLTLFSHLANIGDVRSLVIHPASTTHSQLTPEQQLTTGVTPGLVRLSVGLENIDDLKADLEQALAAARRVSEAARA; via the coding sequence ATGTCCGCACCCGAGAACTGGCGTTTCGAGACCAAGCAGATCCACTCGGGGGCCCAGCCCGATCCGGTGACGAAGGCTCGCGCGACGCCGATCTACCAGACCACGTCGTACGTCTTCGACAACGCCGACCACGCGGCGAACCTCTTCGCCCTCGCGGAGTTCGGCAACATCTACACGCGCATCCAGAACCCGACGCAGGCTGTCGTCGAGGAGCGCCTCGCCGCACTCGAAGGCGGCACCGGTGCGCTGCTCGTTGCGAGCGGCCAGGCCGCCGCCACCTCCGCGGTCCTCAACATCGCGGAGTCCGGCGATCACATCGTGTCGTCGAGCTCGATCTACGGCGGCACGTACAACCTCTTCAAGTACACGCTGGCGAAGCTCGGCATCGAGACGACGTTCGTCGAGAACCAGGACGACCCCGAGGAGTGGAGCCGCGCCGTCCGGCCGAACACCAAGCTCTTCTTCGCCGAGACCATCGGCAACCCGAAGATCAACGTGCTCGACATCCGCGCCGTCGCCGACGTCGCGCACGTGAACGGCGTGCCGCTCATCGTCGACAACACGATCGCCACCCCGTACCTCATCAAGCCGTTCGAGCACGGCGCCGACATCATCGTCCACTCCGCGACGAAGTTCCTCGGCGGCCACGGCACCACCATCGGCGGCGTGATCGTCGACGGCGGCACGTTCAAGTGGTCGAAGAACGTCGAGAAGTTCCCCGGCCTCACGGTTCCCGACCCGTCGTACCACGGCGCGTCGTACACCGCGGCGGTCGGCGACGGGCTCGCTTACATCATCAAGGCGCGCGTGCAGCTGCTGCGCGACCTCGGTGCCGCGATCTCGCCGAACAGCGCGTGGCTGCTCATCCAGGGCATCGAGACGCTGTCACTGCGCGTCGAGCGCCACGTGCAGAACGCGCAGGAGATCGCCGAGTGGCTCGAGAACCACGCCGACGTCGCGTCGGTCAACTACTCGGGCCTGCCGACCTCGCCGTGGTACGCCGCCGCCAACAACTACGCCCCCAAGGGCGTCGGGGCTGTCCTGTCGTTCGAGCTCAAGGGCGGTGTCGAGGCGGGCCGTGAGTTCGTGAACTCGCTGACGCTCTTCAGCCACCTGGCGAACATCGGCGACGTGCGCTCGCTCGTGATCCACCCCGCGTCGACGACGCACTCGCAGCTCACGCCCGAGCAGCAGCTCACGACCGGTGTCACCCCCGGCCTCGTGCGCCTCTCGGTCGGGCTCGAGAACATCGACGACCTCAAGGCCGACCTCGAGCAGGCGCTCGCAGCGGCCCGGCGCGTGTCGGAGGCCGCTCGCGCCTGA
- a CDS encoding SDR family oxidoreductase, giving the protein MANRRAVVTGASSGIGESAVRALRATGWDVVGVARRADRLAALEAETGAGAFAADLTSDADVEALATFLAETGPLHALVHVAGGARGTDRVEDGRVEDWQWMFEANVLSAQRLVSALLPQLRRAAASDGHADTLFVTSTAAQTAYAGGAGYNAAKAGEAMLAHALRLELNGEPIRVVEVAPGMVHTPEFTLNRLGGDSAAAERVYDGVANPLTADDVADVIAYALNAPGHVNLDLITMRPVAQSAQFLLARGPLRPRGTEEL; this is encoded by the coding sequence ATGGCGAACAGACGTGCAGTGGTGACCGGCGCGAGCTCGGGGATCGGTGAGTCGGCGGTGCGGGCACTGCGCGCGACCGGCTGGGACGTGGTCGGCGTGGCGCGACGCGCCGATCGGCTCGCGGCGCTCGAGGCCGAGACCGGTGCGGGCGCGTTCGCGGCAGACCTGACCTCCGACGCCGACGTCGAGGCGCTCGCCACGTTCCTCGCCGAGACGGGTCCGCTGCACGCACTCGTGCACGTGGCCGGCGGCGCACGCGGCACCGATCGCGTCGAGGACGGCCGTGTCGAGGACTGGCAGTGGATGTTCGAAGCGAACGTGCTCTCGGCGCAGCGGCTCGTCTCGGCGCTGCTGCCGCAGTTGCGGCGGGCCGCGGCATCCGACGGTCACGCCGACACCCTCTTCGTCACTTCGACCGCCGCGCAGACCGCGTATGCCGGCGGCGCCGGCTACAACGCCGCCAAGGCGGGCGAGGCCATGCTGGCGCACGCGCTCCGCCTCGAGCTCAACGGCGAGCCGATCCGGGTCGTCGAGGTCGCGCCGGGCATGGTGCACACGCCCGAGTTCACGCTCAACCGCCTCGGTGGCGACAGCGCGGCCGCCGAGCGCGTGTACGACGGCGTCGCGAATCCGCTGACCGCAGACGACGTGGCCGACGTGATTGCCTACGCGCTCAACGCGCCCGGGCACGTCAACCTCGACCTCATCACCATGCGTCCGGTCGCGCAGTCGGCGCAGTTCCTCCTCGCCCGCGGCCCGTTGCGCCCTCGCGGCACGGAGGAGCTGTGA